GGCCGTGACGGCGGGCCGGGGCGCGGGCGTCGGCGTGGGCGCCGTGGCGGCTGGCCGGGGCGCGGGCGTGGGAGTGGGCGCCGCGGCGGTCGGCCGGGGCGTGGGGGTGGGGCGCGGCGTGGGCGCCGGGGTGGGAGAGGCCGTGGGGGTCGGCGTCACGGTGGCACTCCCGGGCGTGGAGGCCGGGCGCCGGATGACTTCGACCGCGGGGACCACCCGCCGTGTCTTCCTGTCGTTCACAGTCTTACGTTACCTGATGCGAGTCGTCCGGGCATGCCCGGCTTCACGGCTGGAGGGATGCTGAGAGGTCCACCTTCCATCCGGATGGCTCTCGGACCATCCGGACCTCGTGGGTGCTTCCTGGCGAGCGTACGAGCACTGTCGCCTCGTCGCCCTCCTCCCGGACCAGCGAGACCTCCGTAACATCCGGAGGGGGAGGGACATTCGCGAAGAAGAGGGCCATGGGCTCCGGTGGCTCCGTGCTTCCCGAAGCCTTGCCCACCGCCTGGGCCCGCTCGGCCAGCGCGTCCTGCGTGGGCTTGGAGAGGACGGCCCAGGCCTCCTTCAGCTCCCCCCGCTTCACCAGCCGGTGGAAGGAGGTGTAGGCGTCCTGGGGGGTGCCGAAGCGCGGCCGGTTGCAGCCGCCCAGGCCGAGCAGGACCAGGGCCACCAGCCAGGGCATCGTCACAGTCAGGCGCATGGAAACAGGGATTTAGGTCAAAGCGTGGCCGGGGGAAAGCCCGAGCTTCATCCCTCCTACGCAGCGTGCTGGTGAACCCGGTTGCGGCCAGCCCCCTTGGCTGCATAGAGGCTGGTGTCCGCCGCCCTCAGCAGGGCCTCCGCGCTCGTCAGGTCGGCGGAGGGCACCGTGGCCACCCCCAGCGACGCCGTCAGCCGCACCTCTCGCGCCGTCCCGTCCTCTGCCGGGTGCTCCAGCCCCAGTGACGCAATCGCCTCGCGCACGCGCTCGCACACCCGCAGGGCGTCCGCCGGCGTCGTCTCCGGCAGGATGGCGATGAGCTCCTCGCCGCCGTAGCGGGCAATCAGGTCCACCTCCCGCAGCCGCGCCCGCGCCGTCTGCGCCACCGCCTTGAGCACCTGGTCCCCGAAGGGGTGCCCGAAGGTGTCGTTGATGCGCTTGAAGTGGTCGATGTCCAGCATCACCAGCGACAGGGGGGAGCCGTACCGCCGCGAGCGCGCGAACTCCTCGTGCAGCCGCTCCTCGAAGTAGCGCCGGTTGAACAGCCCCGTCAGGCTGTCCGTGCGGCTGAGCGCCAGCAGCTCCTCGCGCCGCCGCGCCAGCTCCTTGTTCGCCTTGTCCAGCTCCCGGTTCTTCTCCACCAGCGCGTCCTGCAGCACCTTCAGCCGCAGCATCGACTTCACCCGCGCCGACAGCTCCAGCATGTCGAACGGCTTCACCAGGTAGTCGTCCGCCCCCAGCTCCAGCCCCTCCACCTTCCCCGCCGCCTGCCGCGCCGTCATCAGAATCACCGGGATGAAGCCGAAGCCGTCCTCCCCCGAGTTCGCCTTGATGATGCGGCACACCTCCACCCCCCCCAGCCCAGGCATCTCCACATCCATCAGGATGAGGTCCGGCCGCGCCTGGCGGATGGCCGACAGCGCCTGCGTCCCGTCGTGCGCTTCCTTGAAGATGTAACCGTGTGGCGCCAGGCCCTCCCGGACATGGCGCACGTGCGCGGGGTCGTCATCCACGATGAGCACCGTCCGGCCGCTGAGCTCGGCTCCCGGTGTCGCACGGCGGGCTACCTCCAGCGTCCTCTTCCGTTCGCCGTCCGCCATGATGTTGCGCCCCCGTCACAATCATCGCGCACTACGGGAATACTTGCAATTCTCACCTGCCAAGATTGGGAAGCCAAGGGGGGCGCCCAAGTGCCCGTCATCCGGACGTCACCCGGGCTTCACCAGCCGGGCGCGGTACACCGGCTCCCCGCTCGCCAGGTAGCGCCGCTCTCGCGTGGAAGGCACTTCTTCGGGGTCATACGGATGGAAAACCCCTGAACCCAGGGGGTTCTGGAAACCCACGGATTCCAGGATGGCCAGCATGGACTCGCCGCGGTCCTTCACGTCGGTGCGCATGTCGAAGCGGCCGCCGGGTGCGAGCTTGGAGTACAGCAGCTCGGCGAAGGCGGGCTGGACGACGGCGCGCTTGGCGTGGGAGCGCTTCCACCAGGGGTCCGGGAACTGGAGGTGGATGCAGGCCAGCGAGTCGGGAGCGAAGATGCGGGGGACGATGAAGCGGGCATCTGCCTCGATGACGCGCAGGTTGCGCATGCCGGCCTTCTCCGCGCGGGACTGGGTGTCGCGCGCGTACTTCTTGCGCCACTCGAAGGCGACGAAGCGCACCTCGGGGTGGCGGCGGCAGTACTCCAGGGCATGGCCGCCGGCGCCGGAGCCGATCTCCAGCTCCAGCGGGCCGGAGTAGCCGAACTCCGCGTCCCAGTCCGGCGGAGTCTCCATCTCGACGAACTTGAGGCCGACGGGCTCTGGCAGCAGGCGGGGACGGGGCATGGAAGGGGCGCCTCCAACCACGGCCGGGCCCGTCCTGGCCAGGGAAAAACGCGCGGACCCGTCCTGCGGGGCTGGGGTATACGAGGGGCATGAAGGTCTTCCACTCGGTGGCGGAGGCGGGCCGTTTCCTGGCCGGCCGGGCGCTCGCGCTGGGCAACTTCGACGGGGTACACGTGGGCCACCAGGCCCTCTTCGCGGAGGCCCGCAGGCACGCGGGCGCCGCTGCCTTCACCTTCCATCCCCACCCGGGCAAGGTGCTCCAGCCGGACCTGGCGCCCAAGCTGATTACGCTGCTGCCCCGCAAGCTGGAGCTGTTCGCCGGCTGTGGGCTGGAGGCGGCGGTGGTGCAGCCCTTCTCCCGGGACTACGCGCGCACGCCGCCGTCGGATTTCGAGTCCGCCCTTTTCGACGCGCTCGGTGTGGCGCACGTGGTGGTGGGCAGCGACTTCACCTATGGCGCCATGCGCGGGGGCACCGTGAGCACCCTGCGCGAGGCGGCCGCCCGGCATGGCGCCCAGGTCCATGTCGTCGCCCCCGTCACCGTGGACGGCGTCGTGGCCTCGTCCTCGCGGGTGCGCGAGTACATCCTGGAGGGGCGCGTGTCCGCCGCGCGGCGGCTTCTGGGCCGCCCGTTCGACCTGGACGGCACGGTGGTGGCCGGCGCCGGGCGGGGGCGGGGCATCGGCTTTCCCACCGCCAACGTGGACACCCAGAACGAGCTGCGCCCCGCACCCGGCGTGTACGCCATCCGCGTCCACCTGCCAGGCGAGCCGGAGGGCGCCTGGCACGCGGGCGCGGCCAACATCGGTGTGAAGCCCACCTTTGGCGGCACCGAGGTCACCATCGAGGCCCACCTGCTGGATTTTTCGGGCGACCTCTATGGCAAGGAGCTCCGGGTGCAGTTCCTGGAGCGGCTGCGCCCCGAGCAGCGCTTCGGCTCGGTGGCCGAGCTCGTCGGGCAGATAAAGCGGGACGTGGAGGCCGCGCGCACTGTCATCGCCGGTGTGGGTGACTGAGCGTTTTTCCCGTGTCTCTTCAACGGTTTGACCGAGCAGGGGAGCAGGCAGGGGCGCCTTGACGGGCGCGCGCGGCTCCCCTCTAATTCGTAATCAGGAACCGTGCCAGGGGCGCCCATGGCCCTCTGGCATCTCCCCTCGGTCTCCTGCACGCGAGACGGGCCCCCCGCCCGTCTCTTTCTTCTTTCCTCAAGGAAGAGGCTTCAACGAATGTCCGGTCGACTCGGTGAACTGCTGGTTCGCGAGAACCTCATCTCCGTCCAGCAGCTGCGCAAGGCCCAGGAAGAGCAGCAGAAGAACGGCACGCGCATCGGCACCGCCCTCATCAAGACGGGCGCCATCGAGGAGTCGAAGCTGACCGACTTCCTCTCCAAGCAGTACGGCGTGCCGGCCATCAACCTGAAGGACTTCGACATCGACCCGGAGATCATCAAGCTCGTGCCCAAGGAAGTGGCCGAGAAGCATCTGGTGATCCCCGTCAACCGCGCCGGCCCGTCGCTCATCGCCGCCATGTGCGACCCGTCCAACATCTTCGCGGTGGACGACCTGAAGTTCCTCACCGGCTACAACATCGAGACGGTGGTCGCCTCCGAGGTCTCCATCCGCGAGGCCATCGAGCGCTACTACGCGGAGAAGGGCCCCTCCCTCGAGGACATCGTCGGTGACGTGGGCGACGACATCGAGAC
The window above is part of the Pyxidicoccus xibeiensis genome. Proteins encoded here:
- a CDS encoding nuclear transport factor 2 family protein; protein product: MRLTVTMPWLVALVLLGLGGCNRPRFGTPQDAYTSFHRLVKRGELKEAWAVLSKPTQDALAERAQAVGKASGSTEPPEPMALFFANVPPPPDVTEVSLVREEGDEATVLVRSPGSTHEVRMVREPSGWKVDLSASLQP
- a CDS encoding diguanylate cyclase, which gives rise to MADGERKRTLEVARRATPGAELSGRTVLIVDDDPAHVRHVREGLAPHGYIFKEAHDGTQALSAIRQARPDLILMDVEMPGLGGVEVCRIIKANSGEDGFGFIPVILMTARQAAGKVEGLELGADDYLVKPFDMLELSARVKSMLRLKVLQDALVEKNRELDKANKELARRREELLALSRTDSLTGLFNRRYFEERLHEEFARSRRYGSPLSLVMLDIDHFKRINDTFGHPFGDQVLKAVAQTARARLREVDLIARYGGEELIAILPETTPADALRVCERVREAIASLGLEHPAEDGTAREVRLTASLGVATVPSADLTSAEALLRAADTSLYAAKGAGRNRVHQHAA
- the trmB gene encoding tRNA (guanine(46)-N(7))-methyltransferase TrmB translates to MPRPRLLPEPVGLKFVEMETPPDWDAEFGYSGPLELEIGSGAGGHALEYCRRHPEVRFVAFEWRKKYARDTQSRAEKAGMRNLRVIEADARFIVPRIFAPDSLACIHLQFPDPWWKRSHAKRAVVQPAFAELLYSKLAPGGRFDMRTDVKDRGESMLAILESVGFQNPLGSGVFHPYDPEEVPSTRERRYLASGEPVYRARLVKPG
- a CDS encoding bifunctional riboflavin kinase/FAD synthetase — protein: MKVFHSVAEAGRFLAGRALALGNFDGVHVGHQALFAEARRHAGAAAFTFHPHPGKVLQPDLAPKLITLLPRKLELFAGCGLEAAVVQPFSRDYARTPPSDFESALFDALGVAHVVVGSDFTYGAMRGGTVSTLREAAARHGAQVHVVAPVTVDGVVASSSRVREYILEGRVSAARRLLGRPFDLDGTVVAGAGRGRGIGFPTANVDTQNELRPAPGVYAIRVHLPGEPEGAWHAGAANIGVKPTFGGTEVTIEAHLLDFSGDLYGKELRVQFLERLRPEQRFGSVAELVGQIKRDVEAARTVIAGVGD